In one Arthrobacter jinronghuae genomic region, the following are encoded:
- the rpmA gene encoding 50S ribosomal protein L27, protein MAHKKGASSTRNGRDSNAQYLGVKRFGGQVVKAGEIIVRQRGTHFHPGEGVGRGGDDTLFALEAGAVEFGSRRGRRVVNIVAAAAAE, encoded by the coding sequence ATGGCACATAAGAAAGGTGCGAGTTCCACTCGCAACGGTCGCGACTCCAACGCCCAGTACCTCGGCGTAAAGCGTTTCGGCGGCCAGGTTGTCAAGGCAGGCGAAATCATCGTTCGCCAGCGCGGCACCCACTTCCACCCGGGTGAGGGCGTTGGCCGCGGAGGCGACGACACCCTGTTCGCCCTGGAAGCAGGCGCAGTTGAATTCGGCAGCCGTCGTGGCCGCCGCGTCGTGAACATCGTGGCTGCTGCAGCCGCCGAGTAA
- the rplU gene encoding 50S ribosomal protein L21 gives MVYAIVRAGGRQEKVSVGDLVTLDRVPGGAGSTFELPALLLVDGDKVTSAAQDLAKVTVTAEIVENFRGPKIVIQKFKNKTGYKKRQGYRSSLTKVKVTSINS, from the coding sequence GTGGTGTACGCGATTGTCCGCGCTGGCGGCCGCCAAGAAAAGGTTTCCGTCGGAGACCTCGTAACCCTGGACCGCGTCCCCGGTGGAGCCGGTAGCACCTTTGAGCTGCCTGCCCTGCTTTTGGTTGATGGCGACAAGGTCACCTCTGCTGCACAGGACCTGGCCAAGGTTACCGTGACTGCAGAAATCGTCGAGAACTTCCGGGGTCCGAAGATTGTTATCCAGAAGTTCAAGAACAAGACCGGCTACAAGAAGCGTCAGGGCTACCGCTCCTCGCTGACCAAGGTCAAGGTTACGTCCATCAACTCCTGA
- a CDS encoding Rne/Rng family ribonuclease produces the protein MTNQNNGTNELPVETGAAGDLPVQPDEQPAPVKKATRSRRKSVPAASPAGQPAAAAPEAETVPAETQPETPAPAAEKPKRTRAPRKKAAPAAEAVTPPEETPEAAAEAASAAADSVALEAAPEAASAEAAPAKTVRRRRSPAKKPAADAVAAESAAAVENAAAGEVTLAAGPESTNTEPAAEAAAPAPKTRTRRRASTPTGPARSAESAQSAAAETAETPAEPVLPAAAEATAKTEAPATAEAAGPTSALDPFSVPESPTSVLFHAPDLTAVRSVPVAKPAEAEETDEQEGNEDSGRSRRRSRRGRSRQGSEAGTGQEAGAEEAATGPEDSESDGVTSRRRRRRRRGDADLELTGGADDDPPNTVTRVRAPRAHAEAPVSDRVTSVKGSTRLEAKKQRRRESRESGRRRHVITEAEFLARRESVDRQMIVRQRDERIQIGVLEDGVLAEHFVSNTQQDSLIGNVYVGKVQNVLPSMEAAFVDIGRGRNAVLYAGEVNWDAAGLDGQPRRIELALKSGDSVLVQVTKDPVGHKGARLTSQISLPGRYLVYVPGGSMTGISRKLPDVERNRLKKILKDHLPENAGVIVRTAAEGASEEELMNDINRLRAQWENIEAKSTSTKTLPPELLYGEPDLTIKVVRDVFNEDFSKLVVSGEEAWDTIEAYVTYVAPDLVGRLEKWTKDEDIFSAHRIDEQIAKALDRKVFLPSGGSLVIDRTEAMTVVDVNTGKFTGSGGNLEETVTKNNLEAAEEVVRQLRLRDIGGIIVIDFIDMVLEANRDLVLRRLVECLGRDRTKHQVAEVTSLGLVQMTRKRMGTGLLEVFGETCEHCEGRGVITQDVPVEHRRSTSHTPAGNGHAVADDNHQQHLKQEKQSRGDRKRNRSRGQNGNVQAAEEQPQPDEPVQEDAERQAKAEAARAALASIAAATAAAHDVVDAVANGNAGSPAPKEATADESDTEPGAVLNIQGETVVVPRRQRRRQVKEEPVLTLESLTEAFNEVASAVSQPAEPAQGAETASAAQQEPTSTRQAAPQASAPEAPARPVRRRRAASSPQGAAEVTAPAAGEAASSAPARHTATAAGKPPVAREEKTGAAAPVILGVGVPASEL, from the coding sequence ATGACTAATCAGAATAATGGAACCAATGAACTGCCTGTGGAAACCGGTGCGGCAGGGGATCTTCCCGTGCAGCCGGACGAGCAGCCGGCACCCGTAAAGAAGGCCACCCGCAGCCGCCGCAAGTCTGTCCCGGCTGCGTCCCCCGCAGGGCAGCCCGCAGCGGCCGCCCCGGAAGCCGAAACGGTTCCAGCAGAAACCCAGCCGGAAACGCCCGCGCCCGCCGCTGAGAAGCCCAAGCGCACACGCGCTCCCCGCAAGAAGGCAGCACCGGCCGCCGAAGCAGTTACCCCGCCTGAGGAGACCCCCGAAGCCGCCGCCGAAGCCGCTTCCGCCGCCGCAGACTCGGTAGCCCTTGAAGCGGCTCCCGAAGCCGCTTCCGCTGAAGCAGCTCCCGCGAAGACAGTCCGCCGGCGCCGCAGCCCGGCTAAGAAGCCTGCCGCTGATGCCGTTGCCGCAGAGAGCGCTGCTGCCGTCGAGAACGCCGCTGCCGGTGAAGTAACCCTGGCAGCCGGTCCCGAGTCCACCAACACCGAACCCGCTGCCGAAGCGGCCGCCCCGGCACCGAAGACCCGTACCCGGCGCCGGGCCAGCACGCCGACCGGTCCGGCACGTTCGGCGGAGTCGGCCCAGTCTGCTGCTGCGGAAACCGCCGAAACCCCCGCCGAGCCGGTGCTGCCCGCCGCGGCTGAAGCGACCGCAAAGACCGAGGCCCCGGCCACGGCCGAAGCCGCCGGGCCCACCTCCGCGCTGGATCCGTTCTCTGTGCCGGAGTCGCCCACCTCGGTGCTGTTCCACGCCCCGGACCTCACCGCCGTACGTTCCGTGCCGGTGGCCAAACCCGCCGAAGCGGAAGAAACGGACGAGCAGGAGGGCAACGAAGATTCCGGCCGTTCCCGCCGCCGGTCCCGCCGCGGCCGCAGCCGCCAGGGCTCGGAAGCTGGAACCGGGCAGGAAGCCGGTGCAGAAGAAGCAGCGACCGGCCCCGAGGACAGCGAGTCCGACGGCGTAACCTCCCGCCGTCGTCGTCGGCGCCGCCGCGGGGATGCCGACCTGGAACTGACCGGGGGAGCGGACGATGATCCGCCCAACACCGTCACCCGGGTACGCGCACCGCGCGCCCACGCCGAGGCCCCGGTCTCGGACCGCGTCACCAGCGTCAAGGGCTCAACCCGGCTGGAAGCCAAGAAGCAGCGCCGCCGCGAGTCCCGCGAGTCGGGCCGCCGCCGCCACGTAATCACCGAGGCTGAGTTCCTGGCCCGCCGTGAGTCCGTGGACCGCCAGATGATTGTCCGCCAGCGTGACGAGCGGATCCAGATCGGCGTGCTGGAGGACGGCGTCCTTGCCGAGCACTTTGTCTCCAACACCCAGCAGGACTCCCTGATCGGCAACGTCTACGTCGGCAAGGTCCAGAATGTGCTGCCCAGCATGGAGGCAGCCTTCGTGGACATCGGCCGCGGACGCAACGCCGTGCTGTACGCCGGCGAGGTCAACTGGGATGCCGCCGGCCTGGACGGCCAGCCGCGCCGTATTGAACTGGCGCTGAAGTCCGGCGACTCGGTCCTGGTGCAGGTCACCAAGGACCCGGTGGGCCACAAGGGTGCACGCCTGACCAGCCAGATCTCGCTGCCCGGCCGCTACCTCGTGTACGTTCCGGGCGGTTCGATGACCGGCATCTCGCGCAAGCTGCCCGACGTCGAACGCAACCGGCTCAAGAAGATCCTCAAGGACCACCTGCCGGAAAACGCGGGCGTTATTGTGCGCACTGCCGCCGAAGGTGCCAGCGAGGAAGAGTTGATGAATGACATCAACCGCCTCCGCGCCCAGTGGGAGAACATTGAGGCCAAGTCCACGTCCACGAAGACGCTGCCGCCCGAACTGCTGTACGGCGAACCGGACCTGACCATCAAGGTGGTCCGCGACGTCTTCAACGAGGACTTCTCCAAGCTCGTGGTCTCCGGTGAAGAGGCCTGGGACACCATCGAGGCCTATGTCACGTATGTGGCGCCGGATCTGGTGGGACGCCTCGAGAAGTGGACCAAGGACGAGGACATCTTCTCGGCCCACCGCATCGACGAGCAGATCGCCAAGGCCCTGGACCGCAAGGTGTTCCTGCCTTCGGGTGGTTCCCTGGTGATCGACCGCACCGAAGCCATGACAGTGGTGGACGTGAACACGGGTAAGTTCACCGGCAGCGGCGGCAACCTGGAAGAAACCGTCACCAAGAACAACCTCGAAGCGGCCGAAGAAGTGGTCCGCCAGCTGCGTCTGCGCGACATCGGCGGCATCATCGTCATCGACTTCATCGACATGGTCCTTGAAGCCAACCGCGACCTGGTGCTGCGCCGCCTCGTGGAGTGCCTGGGCCGGGACCGTACCAAGCACCAGGTGGCCGAGGTTACCTCGCTGGGTCTGGTCCAGATGACCCGCAAGCGCATGGGCACCGGCCTGCTGGAAGTCTTCGGCGAGACCTGTGAACACTGCGAAGGCCGCGGCGTCATCACGCAGGACGTACCCGTGGAGCACCGCCGCAGCACCAGCCACACGCCGGCCGGCAACGGCCACGCGGTTGCGGACGATAACCACCAGCAGCACCTCAAGCAGGAAAAGCAGTCCCGCGGGGACCGGAAGCGCAACCGCAGCCGCGGACAGAACGGGAACGTCCAGGCTGCTGAAGAGCAGCCGCAGCCCGACGAGCCGGTGCAGGAAGATGCCGAGCGGCAGGCGAAGGCCGAAGCCGCCCGTGCAGCCTTGGCCAGCATTGCCGCTGCGACCGCCGCCGCGCACGACGTTGTTGACGCCGTCGCCAACGGCAACGCGGGATCCCCGGCGCCGAAGGAAGCAACCGCTGACGAGTCCGACACCGAGCCGGGCGCCGTGCTGAATATCCAGGGCGAAACCGTAGTGGTTCCCCGCCGCCAGCGGCGCCGCCAGGTGAAGGAAGAACCCGTCCTGACGCTCGAAAGCCTGACCGAAGCCTTCAACGAGGTTGCCTCGGCTGTGTCCCAGCCGGCGGAACCGGCACAGGGAGCCGAAACGGCGTCTGCTGCCCAGCAGGAGCCGACGTCCACCCGGCAGGCTGCACCGCAGGCATCGGCACCGGAGGCACCCGCCCGTCCGGTGCGCCGCCGCAGGGCAGCCAGCAGCCCGCAGGGAGCCGCCGAGGTCACGGCGCCGGCCGCAGGGGAAGCAGCTTCCTCCGCTCCGGCACGGCATACGGCCACGGCTGCCGGCAAGCCGCCGGTGGCCCGGGAGGAAAAGACCGGTGCAGCGGCTCCGGTGATCCTGGGCGTAGGCGTACCTGCCTCCGAGCTGTAG
- a CDS encoding vitamin K epoxide reductase family protein — protein sequence MPSSAARPSSGATPDEAADPRDQPAAAVRPERRSFAWTLLVTAVVGWVASGILVIERLHVYADADYITSCDISPWVSCGTVFQTWQAAIFGFPNPLIGIVAFAVVITTAMGLLAGARFARWYWIGLQIGVTLGMVFVVWLWSQALFDIYVLCIYCIAVWAAMIPLFVFTTIRNLTAGTIPAPAGLVRFLTDWAWPIVVLLWVATAASIFFRFLNSFLGS from the coding sequence GTGCCCTCCAGCGCAGCCCGTCCATCTTCCGGCGCCACCCCGGACGAAGCCGCCGATCCCCGGGACCAGCCAGCCGCTGCAGTCCGTCCGGAACGCCGGTCCTTTGCCTGGACACTGCTGGTCACCGCCGTAGTCGGATGGGTCGCCTCCGGCATCCTGGTGATTGAACGCCTCCACGTGTATGCGGACGCCGACTACATCACCAGCTGCGACATCAGCCCCTGGGTCTCCTGCGGAACGGTGTTCCAGACCTGGCAGGCGGCGATCTTCGGCTTCCCCAACCCGCTGATCGGCATCGTGGCCTTCGCCGTCGTCATCACCACTGCCATGGGGCTGCTGGCCGGTGCCCGCTTCGCCCGCTGGTACTGGATCGGACTGCAGATCGGCGTCACCCTCGGCATGGTGTTCGTGGTCTGGCTGTGGAGCCAGGCACTGTTCGACATATACGTGCTGTGCATCTACTGCATCGCGGTGTGGGCGGCCATGATTCCACTGTTCGTCTTCACGACCATCCGCAACCTGACGGCCGGCACCATCCCGGCGCCGGCCGGCTTGGTCCGCTTCCTGACGGACTGGGCGTGGCCGATCGTCGTTCTCCTCTGGGTCGCGACGGCGGCGTCCATCTTCTTCCGGTTCCTGAACTCCTTCCTGGGCAGCTAG
- a CDS encoding CG0192-related protein, translating into MALIYDAELRPGKMELISGWLPGTWWFPSTDPVTVRKVASFRFDDPEGEVGIETHIVEAGSLLVQVPLTYRGAPLAGAEEFLINEMEHSVLGRRWVYDALGDPVYARALEAALLSRQPQAAQYLANDGGRELMSETMQVASTGMPDGAGLVDAPASDPEGWATSVLTEGGWEFSVVRLLDVDGRTAPDPSLTATWEGQEIPVVLAWGLPLER; encoded by the coding sequence ATGGCACTTATATACGACGCCGAGCTGCGTCCGGGCAAAATGGAATTGATCTCCGGCTGGTTGCCGGGCACGTGGTGGTTTCCCTCAACGGATCCGGTGACTGTTCGGAAGGTGGCTTCCTTCCGGTTCGATGACCCCGAGGGCGAGGTGGGAATCGAAACCCATATCGTGGAAGCCGGATCACTGCTGGTGCAGGTGCCCCTGACCTACCGCGGCGCGCCGCTGGCCGGTGCGGAGGAATTCCTGATCAACGAAATGGAGCACTCGGTGCTCGGTCGGCGCTGGGTCTACGACGCCCTCGGCGACCCGGTCTACGCGCGGGCACTGGAAGCGGCACTGCTTTCCCGGCAGCCGCAGGCGGCCCAGTACCTTGCCAACGACGGCGGACGCGAGCTGATGTCCGAAACCATGCAGGTGGCCAGCACGGGGATGCCCGACGGCGCCGGGCTGGTCGACGCGCCCGCCTCGGATCCGGAGGGCTGGGCAACCTCCGTCCTGACCGAGGGCGGCTGGGAGTTCTCCGTGGTGCGGCTGCTGGATGTGGACGGGCGTACGGCGCCGGATCCCTCGCTGACGGCCACCTGGGAGGGCCAGGAGATTCCGGTGGTGCTCGCCTGGGGACTTCCGCTGGAGCGGTAG
- a CDS encoding SDR family oxidoreductase — MLRTTPARSETPRTALVAGATGIAGAALVDLLSNEGWTVLALSRKAGNPDPARPGVVPVAADLGSPESLAQALKGARPTHVFFTSWSRQETEAQNIAVNSAMVRNLLTALADAPLEHVALMTGLKHYMGPFEAYGEGPMPDTPFSEDEPRLPVENFYYAQEDELMAAAERQGFAWSVHRAHTVIGFAVGNAMNMGQTLAVQATLCRELGMPFIFPGSETQWNSVTDMTDAGLLAEHMLWAATDEHTANEAFNVVNGDVFRWRSLWPRLAAEFGVEPVGFESEPRPLEEQMAGMSEAWAKIAAEHGLAEPDLGRLASWWHTDADLGRKVEVLTDMSKSRVAGFTGYRRTEDAFKALFARLRDEKLIP; from the coding sequence ATGCTCAGAACCACGCCCGCCCGCTCCGAAACCCCGCGCACCGCACTCGTTGCCGGTGCCACCGGGATCGCCGGAGCGGCCCTGGTGGACCTGCTCTCGAACGAGGGCTGGACCGTCCTGGCCCTGTCGCGGAAGGCCGGAAACCCCGACCCGGCGCGTCCCGGCGTCGTCCCGGTTGCAGCGGACCTCGGCTCTCCCGAAAGCCTGGCCCAGGCGCTGAAAGGCGCCCGCCCCACACACGTCTTCTTTACGTCCTGGTCCCGGCAGGAGACGGAGGCCCAGAACATTGCCGTCAACTCGGCCATGGTCCGGAACCTGCTCACGGCTCTCGCCGACGCTCCCCTGGAGCATGTAGCCCTGATGACCGGGCTCAAGCACTACATGGGCCCGTTCGAGGCGTACGGCGAGGGTCCCATGCCGGATACCCCGTTCTCCGAAGACGAACCGCGCCTGCCGGTGGAGAACTTCTACTACGCGCAGGAAGACGAACTGATGGCAGCCGCCGAGCGGCAAGGCTTTGCCTGGTCGGTCCACCGCGCCCATACCGTGATTGGCTTCGCCGTCGGAAACGCCATGAACATGGGCCAGACCCTTGCCGTGCAGGCCACCCTGTGCCGGGAACTCGGGATGCCGTTCATTTTCCCGGGCTCCGAAACCCAGTGGAATTCGGTCACCGACATGACCGACGCCGGCCTGCTCGCCGAGCACATGCTCTGGGCTGCGACGGATGAACACACGGCCAATGAAGCCTTCAACGTGGTCAACGGCGACGTTTTCCGCTGGCGTTCCCTGTGGCCGCGGCTGGCCGCCGAGTTCGGGGTGGAGCCGGTCGGGTTTGAGTCCGAGCCGCGCCCGCTGGAGGAGCAAATGGCCGGCATGTCCGAAGCCTGGGCGAAGATCGCCGCCGAGCACGGCCTGGCCGAACCGGATCTCGGACGCCTGGCCTCCTGGTGGCACACCGATGCTGACCTCGGCCGGAAGGTGGAGGTGCTCACGGATATGAGCAAGAGCCGGGTCGCCGGCTTCACAGGCTACCGCCGCACGGAAGATGCGTTCAAGGCGCTCTTTGCGCGCCTGCGGGACGAAAAGCTGATTCCGTAA
- the ndk gene encoding nucleoside-diphosphate kinase has translation MSTERTLVLIKPDGVERRLTGAILARIEAKGYTVAELKKTEATRSILEEHYAEHQGKPFYEPLVEFMLSGPIVAVVLEGQRVIEGFRSLAGTTDPTTAAPGTIRGDFGRDWGSAVQQNLVHGSDSPESAAREIGIWFS, from the coding sequence GTGAGCACCGAGCGCACACTTGTCCTGATCAAGCCCGACGGCGTCGAGCGACGGCTCACCGGCGCCATCCTGGCCCGGATCGAAGCCAAGGGCTACACCGTGGCCGAGCTGAAGAAGACCGAAGCCACCCGCAGCATCCTCGAAGAGCACTACGCCGAGCACCAGGGCAAGCCGTTCTACGAGCCGCTGGTTGAGTTCATGCTCAGCGGTCCGATTGTTGCGGTGGTCCTCGAAGGACAGCGTGTGATTGAAGGCTTCCGGTCCCTGGCCGGCACCACCGATCCCACCACGGCGGCACCGGGCACCATCCGCGGCGACTTCGGCCGGGACTGGGGCTCTGCCGTCCAGCAGAACCTGGTCCATGGATCCGATTCGCCCGAATCGGCTGCCCGCGAAATCGGCATCTGGTTCAGCTAG
- a CDS encoding DUF4233 domain-containing protein, with amino-acid sequence MAKLTKAQREWRPGMPKKRRSVKVMFASTVLTLEAFVVLFGTLAVFGLHRDSISPPLLLTGGLLLAAAMIGTCALLSKPAGPLIGWILQLVLIASGFLEPMMFLVGVLFALTWWYGLKAGMRLDRENRERDRMQAEWEKAHPEEGNAAAGPETAAGTD; translated from the coding sequence ATGGCTAAACTGACCAAGGCGCAGCGCGAATGGCGTCCGGGAATGCCCAAGAAGCGCCGCTCCGTCAAGGTAATGTTCGCTTCGACGGTGCTGACCCTGGAAGCATTCGTGGTGCTGTTCGGGACGCTGGCCGTCTTCGGGCTGCACCGGGACAGCATCTCGCCGCCGCTGCTGCTCACCGGCGGACTGCTGCTGGCGGCGGCGATGATCGGAACGTGCGCGCTGCTCTCCAAGCCGGCAGGCCCGCTGATCGGGTGGATCCTGCAGTTGGTGCTCATCGCCAGCGGTTTCCTGGAACCCATGATGTTCCTCGTTGGCGTGCTCTTCGCCCTGACCTGGTGGTACGGGCTCAAAGCCGGAATGCGGCTGGACCGGGAGAACCGCGAACGGGACCGGATGCAGGCCGAATGGGAGAAAGCACATCCCGAAGAAGGCAACGCGGCAGCCGGCCCCGAAACCGCCGCCGGCACCGACTAG
- a CDS encoding bifunctional folylpolyglutamate synthase/dihydrofolate synthase, with product MSSADRPSGSIDGFSVESVYAELLSRAPENKMEPRMAPLFRAMEVLGEPNKAFPIIHITGTNGKTSTARMIEAGLRAYGLRTGRYTSPHLTSVTERISIDGEPVSDETFVRIWDEIHPYLDIVDAELEAAGEPRLTYFEAVTILAFAVFADEPVDVAVIEVGLGGITDATNVGDGTVSVVTPISLDHTELLGDDVADIAREKAGIIKEDGFLISAAQPMEAAQVLLEKAHEAGVPFRFEGVEFGVESRVMAVGGQMVTINGLAGRYEDLQVPLHGAHQAENAAVAVAALEAFIGGGTKELDVELLRTGFLTVTSPGRLEVVRTAPTIVVDAAHNPAGAKATAEALREAFNFTTLVLVVGILAEKDAVGILSELREQLGDLVSGVVLTQSASPRAIPAEELVQDAVDAGFADEDIQVEAGLDNALEWAVAKAEENNDLSGGVLVVGSITVVAEARTLLGK from the coding sequence ATGAGTTCAGCAGACCGCCCGTCCGGTTCCATTGACGGGTTCTCGGTGGAGAGCGTTTATGCCGAACTGCTCAGCCGCGCGCCGGAAAACAAGATGGAGCCGCGCATGGCTCCGCTGTTCCGGGCGATGGAAGTACTGGGGGAGCCGAACAAGGCCTTCCCGATCATCCACATCACCGGTACCAACGGCAAAACGTCCACGGCACGCATGATCGAAGCCGGGCTGCGTGCCTACGGGCTGCGCACCGGGCGGTACACCAGCCCGCACCTGACCAGCGTCACCGAGCGGATCAGCATTGACGGCGAGCCCGTCAGCGATGAAACGTTTGTCCGGATCTGGGACGAGATCCATCCCTACCTGGACATTGTGGACGCCGAGCTGGAGGCCGCGGGCGAGCCCCGGCTGACGTACTTCGAAGCCGTGACCATCCTGGCGTTCGCGGTCTTCGCGGACGAACCGGTGGACGTGGCCGTTATCGAAGTAGGACTCGGCGGCATCACCGATGCCACCAACGTCGGCGACGGCACCGTCTCCGTAGTCACACCCATTTCCCTGGACCACACCGAACTGCTGGGCGACGACGTCGCCGATATTGCCCGGGAAAAGGCCGGCATCATCAAGGAGGACGGGTTCCTCATCAGCGCCGCGCAGCCCATGGAGGCCGCGCAGGTGCTGCTCGAAAAGGCCCACGAGGCAGGCGTCCCGTTCCGGTTCGAAGGTGTCGAGTTCGGCGTCGAATCCCGGGTGATGGCAGTGGGCGGCCAGATGGTCACCATCAACGGCCTCGCCGGCCGCTACGAGGACCTCCAGGTTCCCCTGCACGGAGCCCACCAGGCCGAAAACGCCGCAGTGGCCGTGGCCGCGCTGGAAGCCTTCATCGGCGGCGGGACCAAGGAACTCGACGTCGAACTGCTGCGTACCGGGTTCCTGACCGTCACCTCGCCCGGCCGCCTTGAGGTGGTGCGGACCGCGCCCACCATCGTTGTCGACGCCGCGCACAACCCTGCGGGCGCGAAGGCGACCGCCGAGGCGCTGCGCGAGGCGTTCAACTTCACCACCCTCGTCCTGGTGGTCGGCATCCTGGCGGAAAAGGACGCCGTCGGCATCCTCAGCGAACTCCGCGAACAGCTCGGCGACCTGGTCAGCGGTGTTGTGCTGACCCAGTCCGCCTCGCCGCGGGCCATCCCGGCCGAGGAACTGGTCCAGGACGCCGTGGACGCCGGGTTCGCAGACGAAGACATCCAGGTCGAGGCCGGCCTGGACAATGCCCTCGAATGGGCCGTAGCCAAGGCCGAGGAGAACAACGATCTCTCCGGCGGCGTGCTCGTGGTCGGTTCCATCACCGTGGTCGCCGAAGCGCGCACCCTCCTCGGAAAGTAG